A region from the Thermococcus sp. Bubb.Bath genome encodes:
- the moaA gene encoding GTP 3',8-cyclase MoaA, whose amino-acid sequence MVLIDRFGRPVTNLRISLTQECNYHCFFCHREGQRFLAKNELTPEELERIVRIASRLGIRKVKLTGGEPTVREDIIEIVRRIKPYVIDLSMTTNGSKLKELAKPLAEAGLDRVNVSLHSLKPEVYRQITGVDGLDIVLEGIEEAVKYLSPVKLNMTVMKGLNEGEIWDMVDFAAKTGTILQLIELEAPKEMTETAFFRKYFYPLKPVEEKLEKLAVETRERRMHRRKKYFIPTDYGTAEVEVVRSMHNTVFCANCTRLRVTSDGKFKTCLLRNDDLIDFVSAMRDGADDEEIVEILKKAVLMREPYWK is encoded by the coding sequence ATGGTTTTGATAGACCGCTTTGGCAGACCAGTGACGAACCTCAGGATCTCGCTCACGCAGGAGTGCAACTACCACTGCTTCTTCTGCCACAGGGAAGGACAGAGATTCCTGGCAAAGAACGAGCTAACCCCCGAGGAGCTAGAGAGGATCGTTAGAATCGCTTCGAGGCTTGGAATAAGGAAGGTCAAGCTGACGGGCGGGGAGCCGACGGTCAGGGAGGATATAATCGAAATCGTTAGGCGGATAAAGCCATACGTCATTGACCTCAGCATGACGACAAACGGGAGCAAACTGAAAGAGCTGGCGAAGCCGTTAGCTGAAGCCGGCCTCGACAGGGTGAACGTCTCACTCCACAGCCTCAAGCCGGAGGTTTACAGGCAGATAACCGGTGTTGACGGCCTCGACATTGTTCTCGAAGGGATTGAGGAGGCGGTTAAATATCTCTCCCCGGTGAAGCTCAACATGACCGTTATGAAGGGACTTAACGAGGGTGAAATCTGGGACATGGTGGACTTCGCAGCCAAGACTGGAACCATCCTCCAGCTTATAGAGCTTGAGGCCCCGAAGGAGATGACGGAGACGGCCTTCTTCAGAAAGTACTTCTATCCATTAAAACCCGTCGAAGAGAAGCTGGAAAAGCTCGCGGTTGAGACGCGCGAGAGGAGAATGCATCGGAGGAAGAAATACTTCATTCCAACGGACTACGGCACGGCCGAAGTCGAGGTGGTAAGGTCAATGCACAACACGGTCTTCTGCGCCAACTGCACGAGGCTGAGGGTAACCTCGGATGGAAAGTTCAAGACCTGCCTGCTCCGGAACGACGACCTAATAGACTTCGTTTCAGCTATGAGAGACGGAGCCGATGATGAAGAAATAGTAGAGATTTTGAAAAAGGCGGTTCTCATGAGAGAGCCCTACTGGAAGTGA
- the thrC gene encoding threonine synthase, with amino-acid sequence MRTWRLICPVCGKTYDKLVQRCSCGEPVEFEHFKGEPYIAKTIWERFWDFWPVEPEMELSLGEGDTPLVKSKLGKELGVKLYLKNETVNPTWSFKDRGTFLSVSYAVKAGHKTVGTVSTGNMAASVAAYAARAGLNAKILVSESASDEKLKAVSVYGADVIKVRGDYGRLYFESLKLGEKLGIYFINSDNPFRVEGYKGIAFEIAEELTPEYVLIPTSSGGLFRGIAKGFIELKESGLIEELPTLIAVQAEGCSPICRAFKEGKARIERFENPKTVAKAIANPYPPSGNAVLKLLHEFDWKCTTVDDDEIIEDQRELAEEGLFVQPASATGIAALKKLAKSGEIEEGAKVVSILTGSGLKVLSHMPAGRISNCLLEELENCIRSGS; translated from the coding sequence ATGCGAACATGGAGATTAATATGCCCAGTCTGTGGGAAAACCTACGATAAACTGGTTCAACGCTGTTCCTGCGGCGAACCAGTTGAGTTTGAACACTTTAAGGGCGAGCCATACATAGCTAAAACCATCTGGGAGCGCTTCTGGGACTTCTGGCCCGTGGAGCCAGAGATGGAGCTTTCTCTCGGTGAAGGTGATACTCCGCTCGTGAAGTCCAAACTTGGGAAGGAGCTCGGCGTGAAGCTCTACCTGAAGAACGAGACCGTAAATCCAACCTGGAGCTTCAAGGACAGAGGAACGTTTTTGTCGGTAAGCTACGCGGTCAAAGCTGGCCATAAAACTGTTGGGACAGTCTCAACCGGTAACATGGCGGCGAGCGTGGCTGCTTACGCCGCGAGGGCAGGTTTAAATGCCAAAATTCTCGTTTCTGAGAGCGCGAGCGATGAGAAGCTCAAAGCGGTGAGCGTTTACGGAGCGGACGTGATAAAGGTCAGAGGGGACTACGGAAGGCTCTACTTCGAGAGCCTGAAGCTTGGGGAGAAGCTCGGGATTTACTTCATCAACTCTGACAATCCCTTCCGCGTCGAGGGTTACAAGGGGATAGCCTTTGAGATAGCGGAGGAGCTAACACCGGAGTACGTCTTAATCCCAACGAGCTCCGGCGGCCTCTTCAGGGGGATAGCCAAGGGTTTCATAGAGCTTAAGGAGAGCGGACTTATCGAGGAGCTCCCAACGCTAATAGCGGTTCAGGCGGAGGGCTGTTCGCCGATATGCAGGGCGTTCAAGGAAGGGAAAGCGAGGATAGAGCGCTTTGAAAACCCAAAGACGGTAGCTAAGGCCATAGCCAACCCCTACCCGCCGAGCGGGAACGCGGTTCTAAAGCTCCTCCACGAGTTCGACTGGAAGTGTACCACTGTGGACGATGATGAGATCATCGAAGACCAGAGAGAGCTTGCGGAGGAGGGCCTCTTCGTTCAGCCGGCAAGTGCAACGGGAATAGCCGCCCTCAAGAAGCTCGCAAAAAGTGGAGAAATTGAGGAGGGGGCGAAGGTCGTGTCTATCCTCACGGGCTCGGGATTAAAAGTGCTCTCACATATGCCCGCAGGCAGAATATCGAATTGCCTGCTGGAAGAACTGGAGAACTGCATCAGAAGCGGTTCGTGA
- a CDS encoding nucleotidyltransferase family protein translates to MMSAEGIVEVLRKHRDEIKRFGVRELWLFGSYVRGEAKETSDVGILVDFYRVPSLLEFIRLEEYLGDLLGVRVDLVMKSALKPKIAEHVKREVIYV, encoded by the coding sequence ATGATGAGCGCAGAGGGGATAGTTGAGGTTCTCAGAAAGCATCGGGACGAGATAAAACGGTTTGGGGTTAGGGAACTCTGGCTCTTTGGTTCCTACGTCAGGGGCGAGGCTAAAGAGACGAGCGATGTTGGTATTCTGGTGGACTTCTACAGAGTCCCCTCCCTTCTCGAATTCATTCGGCTTGAGGAGTACCTTGGAGACCTCCTCGGCGTTAGGGTTGACCTCGTCATGAAGTCCGCGCTGAAGCCAAAGATAGCCGAGCACGTGAAGAGGGAGGTCATCTACGTATGA
- a CDS encoding replication factor C small subunit encodes MPEEVKEVKILEKPWVEKYRPERLDDIVGQAHIVRRLKYYAKTGSMPHLLFAGPPGTGKTTSALALARELFGEGWRHNFLELNASDERGINVIREKVKEFARTKPVAGASFKIIFLDEADALTQDAQQALRRTMEMFSNNVRFILSCNYSSKIIEPIQSRCAIFRFRPLNDEAIAERIKYIAENEGLELTEEGLQALLYVAEGDMRRAINVLQAAAALDTKITDENVFLVASRARPEDVRGMMELALEGNFLKARDKLRDIILKQGLSGEDVLIQMHREVFNLPIPEDRKVALADKIGEYNFRLVEGANEMIQLEALLAQFTIMGK; translated from the coding sequence ATGCCAGAGGAAGTTAAGGAAGTTAAGATTCTTGAAAAGCCCTGGGTTGAGAAGTACCGCCCGGAGCGGCTCGATGATATAGTCGGTCAGGCTCACATAGTCAGAAGGCTCAAATACTACGCCAAAACCGGTTCAATGCCCCATCTGCTCTTCGCAGGGCCGCCTGGCACAGGCAAAACGACTTCTGCGCTGGCTTTAGCCAGAGAGCTCTTCGGAGAGGGCTGGAGGCACAACTTCCTGGAGCTTAACGCGTCGGATGAACGTGGGATAAACGTCATCAGGGAGAAGGTGAAGGAGTTCGCCAGGACGAAGCCGGTGGCAGGAGCTAGCTTCAAGATAATCTTCCTGGATGAGGCAGATGCACTGACACAGGACGCACAGCAGGCCTTAAGAAGGACTATGGAGATGTTCTCGAACAACGTGAGGTTTATCCTGAGCTGTAATTATTCGTCCAAGATCATCGAACCCATACAGAGCCGCTGTGCCATCTTCCGCTTCAGGCCGCTCAACGATGAGGCAATAGCCGAGCGCATCAAGTACATCGCCGAGAACGAGGGGCTTGAGCTCACAGAGGAGGGACTTCAGGCGCTTCTCTACGTCGCAGAGGGCGACATGAGGAGGGCAATCAACGTCCTCCAGGCCGCCGCTGCCCTCGACACGAAGATAACCGACGAGAACGTCTTTCTCGTCGCCAGCAGGGCTAGACCTGAGGACGTGCGCGGCATGATGGAGCTCGCCCTTGAGGGCAACTTCCTGAAGGCCAGGGACAAACTGAGGGATATCATCCTCAAGCAGGGCCTCAGCGGCGAGGATGTGCTCATCCAAATGCACAGAGAGGTCTTCAACCTCCCGATTCCCGAGGACAGGAAAGTGGCCCTGGCGGATAAGATAGGCGAGTACAACTTCCGCCTCGTTGAAGGGGCCAACGAGATGATACAGCTCGAGGCGCTCCTGGCTCAGTTTACCATAATGGGCAAGTGA
- a CDS encoding DUF402 domain-containing protein translates to MSTDTGVSVRVRGIYSTALTKLFLDRGFRIAQPSPKVAERLGIERTYGEFDVDVYDKRDHHGVILTGNAVEKVKAVFEDEFIDVLFRRLPYQLYGIYKGLVVKRDERYVYVDIGSAIGTVPVEEGEDLHEGDEVLVQVKKHGVLPQLSTTLTIPGDYAVLIPKPVGAQRHVKISRKIRENSERERLRILGLSVDLGDWGILWRTAAAYQDWNVLKDEIIRLSKLADRLRKTDRYSAPEEIIEGRNIYEVEFGGGAKRKLDEIRNRAVPTIDGHHQLKAYDVEFSFAVEVAEGILSQVPGQRPKVNKGFWKTLIEHKGPKKGWLFSLEHNKPDGQRFKLGPGEIMEVSEDPLRITFKRHLKAGKFYDGLEIPIEPGDYAITEIEVGKWWFVHRYYDRSGNLKGEYYNINTPVEIYPDRARYIDLEVDIVKWPDGKKEIIDKDKLKEHYEDGIIGEKLYRAILRITQEVFERV, encoded by the coding sequence GTGTCTACAGACACAGGAGTTTCAGTTCGGGTTAGGGGGATATACAGCACTGCCCTGACGAAGCTCTTCCTGGACAGGGGTTTCAGGATAGCGCAACCGAGCCCCAAGGTCGCCGAAAGGCTTGGCATAGAGCGGACGTACGGTGAGTTCGACGTTGACGTGTACGACAAGAGGGACCACCACGGGGTAATCCTGACAGGAAACGCCGTTGAGAAGGTAAAGGCCGTGTTCGAGGATGAGTTTATCGACGTCCTTTTCAGGAGGCTCCCCTACCAGCTCTACGGGATATACAAGGGGCTCGTGGTCAAGAGGGACGAGAGGTACGTTTACGTGGACATAGGGAGCGCCATCGGGACCGTCCCGGTTGAGGAAGGGGAAGACCTCCACGAGGGGGATGAGGTTCTCGTCCAGGTGAAGAAGCACGGGGTTCTGCCCCAGCTGAGTACCACACTGACAATACCGGGGGACTACGCGGTCCTTATACCAAAGCCCGTCGGAGCCCAGAGGCACGTCAAGATATCCAGAAAGATAAGGGAGAACTCCGAGAGGGAGAGGTTGAGGATACTCGGCCTGAGCGTTGACCTCGGCGACTGGGGAATCCTCTGGAGAACTGCAGCGGCATATCAGGACTGGAACGTGCTGAAGGACGAGATAATCCGGCTGTCAAAGCTCGCGGACAGGCTCAGGAAGACAGACCGCTACTCGGCCCCGGAGGAGATAATAGAGGGACGGAACATATACGAGGTCGAGTTCGGAGGCGGGGCCAAGAGAAAGCTCGATGAGATAAGGAACAGGGCGGTTCCCACTATAGACGGCCACCACCAGCTCAAGGCCTACGACGTGGAGTTCAGCTTCGCCGTGGAGGTCGCGGAGGGGATACTCTCCCAGGTACCCGGACAGAGGCCGAAGGTCAACAAGGGGTTCTGGAAGACTCTGATAGAGCATAAAGGGCCGAAGAAAGGCTGGCTATTCTCCCTTGAGCACAACAAACCCGACGGACAGAGGTTCAAGCTTGGACCCGGGGAGATTATGGAGGTCTCGGAAGACCCGCTCAGGATAACATTCAAGAGGCACCTCAAGGCTGGAAAGTTCTATGACGGCCTGGAGATTCCGATCGAGCCAGGGGACTACGCGATAACCGAGATAGAGGTCGGAAAGTGGTGGTTCGTGCACAGGTATTACGACAGGTCTGGAAACCTCAAGGGCGAGTACTACAACATCAACACGCCCGTCGAGATTTACCCGGATAGGGCGCGCTACATCGACCTCGAAGTGGACATCGTCAAGTGGCCCGACGGGAAGAAGGAGATAATCGACAAGGACAAGCTAAAGGAGCACTACGAGGACGGAATCATTGGAGAGAAGCTCTATCGCGCCATCCTCAGGATAACGCAGGAGGTCTTTGAGAGGGTTTAA
- a CDS encoding class I SAM-dependent methyltransferase family protein → MPALKVPRTEAEPVKRKLKKLNLYGGKRRPKREGDFVLLPVLDDPGVYGLGYEVLSIELPLRPERQIYKNLESVLAERLTPEELKYLRRYDVIGDIAVIQIPPELEHRVDDIVWGLRKVHPFIKVVAKKGFHEGAFRIRDYSIIWGEKRLTTVHKENGVEIKVDLSRAFFNPRMKGERYRLAQLVKDGERVLIPFAGVIPYVLVIARYKNVKITAVELNEEAYKIGLENIELNRKRLKGEIESIHGDAFEVLQELPTFDRVISPTPRGVDALALTLSKARKWLHYYDFVHEEKIGEFRERILDECRRQGKECNVRIKKVSDFKPHVFKVCADVKILE, encoded by the coding sequence ATGCCTGCCCTGAAAGTTCCCAGAACCGAAGCCGAACCTGTAAAACGGAAGCTCAAGAAGTTGAACCTCTACGGCGGAAAGAGAAGACCTAAGAGAGAGGGTGATTTCGTTCTGCTCCCAGTTTTGGATGATCCCGGTGTTTATGGGTTGGGCTACGAGGTTTTATCAATTGAGCTCCCGCTGAGACCTGAGAGACAGATATACAAGAACCTTGAGAGCGTTCTGGCCGAGAGACTGACGCCGGAGGAGCTGAAGTATCTGAGGCGCTACGATGTGATAGGGGACATCGCGGTCATCCAAATCCCTCCGGAGCTGGAACACAGGGTAGATGACATCGTCTGGGGCCTGAGGAAGGTCCACCCGTTCATCAAAGTTGTGGCAAAGAAGGGCTTCCACGAGGGAGCCTTCAGGATACGGGACTACTCGATAATCTGGGGCGAGAAGAGGCTCACGACAGTTCACAAGGAGAACGGCGTCGAGATAAAAGTGGACTTGAGCAGGGCCTTCTTTAACCCGAGGATGAAGGGTGAGCGCTACCGTTTGGCCCAGCTCGTAAAAGACGGCGAAAGAGTTCTGATTCCATTTGCTGGAGTTATCCCATATGTCCTCGTGATAGCTAGGTATAAGAACGTCAAGATAACCGCCGTTGAGCTGAACGAAGAGGCGTACAAGATCGGGCTGGAGAACATTGAACTGAACCGGAAGAGGCTCAAGGGAGAGATAGAGTCCATCCACGGGGACGCTTTCGAGGTTCTGCAGGAACTTCCGACCTTTGACAGGGTGATAAGCCCCACCCCCCGCGGTGTGGATGCTTTGGCTCTAACGCTGAGCAAAGCTAGGAAGTGGCTCCACTACTACGACTTCGTTCACGAGGAGAAGATAGGGGAGTTCAGGGAGAGAATCCTTGACGAGTGCAGGAGGCAGGGAAAGGAGTGTAATGTGAGGATAAAGAAGGTCAGCGACTTCAAGCCGCACGTGTTCAAGGTTTGTGCCGATGTTAAGATTCTGGAGTGA
- a CDS encoding metal-dependent hydrolase has product MNPFEHASIPTLAYLALAHSPNLISALILMIGAVFPDLDALAKEHRSYLHSLLVFAPFMLLGWIVGGYPLLFVLGWASHLFLDFFTGVIPPIYPLSRRGWGLSLRLWGGVSSVHFGVEVIERYPEPRREYRLDVGGGFAMFLIALFVLIARCTNL; this is encoded by the coding sequence ATGAATCCCTTTGAACACGCCTCGATACCGACCCTTGCTTACCTTGCGCTGGCTCATTCCCCTAACCTGATTAGCGCGCTTATCCTGATGATAGGGGCCGTTTTTCCGGATTTAGATGCCCTCGCCAAGGAACACCGCTCCTACCTCCACTCGTTGCTGGTTTTCGCCCCGTTTATGCTCCTCGGCTGGATTGTTGGGGGATACCCTCTTCTCTTCGTCCTTGGCTGGGCCAGCCACCTCTTCCTGGACTTCTTTACTGGGGTTATTCCGCCGATTTATCCGTTGAGCAGGCGCGGGTGGGGGCTGTCTTTGAGGCTTTGGGGAGGTGTGAGCAGCGTGCACTTCGGGGTTGAAGTCATAGAACGCTACCCTGAGCCGCGCAGGGAGTATCGGCTGGATGTTGGAGGGGGGTTTGCAATGTTCCTCATTGCCCTTTTCGTCCTCATAGCCCGATGCACCAACCTGTGA
- a CDS encoding MBL fold metallo-hydrolase — MKIIWYGHSCFWIETNGVRILIDPYPEVEDDLIGDVDYILITHEHVDHYGKVELLSRLRDATVIGPKTVYLMAVSDGVTKVREIEAGETIELENGVKVTAFFMEHPSSQYPLGYLVEGDKRLFHTGDTYAFPALQNLRGKVDILLVPISGRSTANEREAAQIVEDIRPRIVIPMHYGVYGEGSPEKLREELMRNRVFAIVRVLKPGEEVEF, encoded by the coding sequence ATGAAGATTATATGGTACGGTCACTCATGCTTTTGGATCGAGACGAATGGCGTGAGAATACTGATCGATCCCTACCCCGAGGTTGAAGACGACCTGATAGGCGATGTGGACTACATCCTGATAACCCATGAGCACGTGGATCATTATGGCAAGGTGGAGCTCCTGTCCCGACTTCGCGATGCCACAGTTATCGGGCCGAAGACCGTTTATTTGATGGCTGTGTCTGATGGGGTGACGAAGGTCAGGGAGATAGAGGCCGGGGAGACCATAGAACTTGAGAACGGTGTTAAGGTGACCGCCTTCTTCATGGAGCATCCGTCGAGCCAGTACCCCCTCGGCTACCTCGTAGAGGGGGACAAGAGGCTCTTCCACACCGGGGACACCTATGCTTTTCCCGCCCTCCAGAACCTTCGCGGGAAGGTCGACATACTCCTCGTGCCGATAAGCGGGCGCTCAACCGCGAACGAGAGGGAGGCGGCGCAGATAGTCGAGGACATAAGACCCAGAATCGTCATCCCCATGCACTACGGGGTCTACGGGGAGGGCTCTCCCGAAAAGCTCAGGGAGGAGCTCATGAGGAACAGGGTCTTTGCCATCGTTCGGGTTCTGAAACCCGGTGAAGAGGTGGAGTTCTAG
- a CDS encoding replication factor C large subunit encodes MPREVPWVEKYRPRKLSEIVNQNKAIEQVRAWVEAWLSGKPPKKKALLLAGPPGSGKTTTVYALAHEYGFEVIELNASDERTYEKIERYVQAAYTMDILGKHRKLIFLDEADNIEPSGGKEIAKLIERARNPIIMAANHYWEVPREIRSKAQIVEYKRLTQRDIIKALVRILHMEKKTIPKEVLYDIAKHANGDLRAAVNDLQTVVTGGAEDAHEILAYRDTEKSVFQALAQVFATDNVKKAKMATLGVDMFPHELLQWIDENVPYVYYRPEDIARAYEAISRADIYLGRAQRTGAYSLWKYATDMMTAGVAVAGVKKKGFVKIYPPKTIKLLTESKTERGLRDSIAKKIMKEMHMAKLEALETLNYFKAIFEYNPDMAAHFVVYLDLDLKEVEFIAGDSEKAKTIWAKSMNIEKKLKREGELEARARAAQARVEEVHEELEEIGEEETTEVEEAEEESEELTEEELEKAEEEMESVGEDEEKIDKSKKKGKQATLFDFLGKK; translated from the coding sequence ATGCCGAGGGAAGTGCCCTGGGTCGAGAAATACCGGCCAAGGAAACTGAGTGAGATAGTGAACCAGAACAAGGCCATAGAGCAGGTCAGGGCCTGGGTTGAGGCCTGGCTCTCTGGCAAGCCGCCCAAGAAGAAGGCCCTCCTCCTGGCTGGTCCCCCCGGAAGTGGAAAGACGACCACTGTCTACGCTTTAGCTCACGAGTACGGCTTCGAGGTCATCGAACTGAACGCGAGCGACGAGAGAACCTACGAGAAGATAGAGCGCTACGTTCAGGCCGCCTATACGATGGACATCCTTGGAAAGCACAGAAAGCTGATATTTTTGGACGAGGCGGACAACATAGAACCGAGCGGCGGAAAGGAGATAGCCAAGCTCATCGAGAGAGCGAGAAACCCGATAATAATGGCCGCCAACCACTACTGGGAGGTTCCGAGGGAGATACGGAGCAAGGCCCAGATCGTTGAATACAAACGCCTAACGCAGAGGGACATAATCAAGGCCCTCGTGAGAATCCTCCACATGGAGAAGAAGACCATCCCCAAGGAGGTTCTCTACGACATCGCCAAGCACGCCAACGGTGACCTCAGGGCAGCCGTTAACGACCTCCAGACGGTAGTTACGGGCGGAGCCGAGGACGCCCATGAAATCCTGGCCTACCGCGACACCGAGAAGAGCGTCTTCCAGGCTTTAGCTCAGGTTTTTGCCACGGACAACGTAAAGAAGGCCAAGATGGCCACTCTCGGCGTCGACATGTTCCCCCACGAGCTCCTCCAGTGGATAGATGAGAACGTCCCCTACGTCTACTACAGACCAGAGGACATAGCGAGGGCCTACGAGGCCATCAGCAGGGCCGACATCTACCTCGGGAGAGCTCAGAGAACCGGAGCTTATTCCCTATGGAAGTACGCGACCGACATGATGACGGCTGGAGTGGCGGTTGCCGGCGTTAAGAAGAAGGGCTTCGTCAAAATCTACCCGCCGAAGACGATAAAGCTCCTCACCGAGAGCAAGACCGAAAGGGGACTCCGTGACTCTATTGCCAAAAAGATAATGAAAGAGATGCACATGGCGAAGCTCGAAGCGCTGGAGACCCTCAACTACTTCAAGGCCATCTTCGAGTACAATCCCGACATGGCCGCCCACTTCGTCGTCTACCTCGACCTTGACCTCAAGGAGGTCGAGTTCATAGCGGGGGACTCAGAGAAGGCGAAGACGATCTGGGCCAAGAGTATGAACATCGAGAAGAAGCTCAAGCGAGAGGGAGAGCTTGAGGCGAGGGCCAGAGCGGCCCAAGCAAGAGTAGAAGAAGTCCATGAAGAACTCGAAGAGATTGGGGAAGAAGAGACCACAGAAGTTGAGGAAGCTGAAGAAGAAAGTGAAGAATTAACAGAAGAAGAGCTCGAAAAGGCCGAGGAGGAGATGGAGTCCGTCGGGGAGGACGAGGAGAAGATAGACAAATCTAAGAAGAAAGGCAAGCAGGCGACGCTGTTCGACTTCTTGGGAAAGAAGTGA
- the radB gene encoding DNA repair and recombination protein RadB yields MLSTGVKSIDDLLGGGFGEGVLTQIYGAYATGKTTLAAQAGILSGKKVAYVDTEGGFSPERLAQIAESRGLDPDEALQRFVLFTPSDFKEQRRVIGSLKKAVTRDFGLVVVDSITAHYRAEDDWWSLNVELGRQLQVLLWLARKNSIPVIVVNQVHFDSRAERTRPVAEQTLGYRCKDILRLDKLPKPGLRVAVLERHRFRPEGLMAYFRITERGIEEAE; encoded by the coding sequence ATGCTCTCCACGGGGGTTAAATCGATAGACGACCTCCTCGGCGGCGGCTTCGGTGAGGGCGTGCTGACCCAGATTTACGGTGCCTACGCCACAGGTAAGACGACTCTGGCAGCTCAGGCTGGAATCCTCAGCGGAAAAAAGGTTGCGTACGTTGACACTGAGGGTGGGTTTTCCCCTGAAAGGCTGGCCCAGATTGCCGAATCTCGTGGCCTTGATCCGGATGAGGCCCTTCAGAGGTTCGTCCTCTTCACCCCCTCCGATTTTAAGGAGCAGAGGCGGGTTATAGGTTCGCTCAAGAAGGCGGTCACGCGCGACTTTGGTCTGGTTGTAGTTGACTCCATCACCGCCCATTACCGTGCAGAGGATGATTGGTGGTCCCTTAACGTCGAGCTCGGTAGGCAGCTTCAGGTCCTCCTCTGGCTGGCGCGGAAGAACTCGATACCTGTAATAGTTGTCAACCAGGTCCACTTTGACAGCAGGGCCGAGAGAACGCGGCCGGTCGCTGAGCAGACCCTTGGATACCGCTGCAAGGACATCCTGAGGCTTGACAAACTCCCGAAGCCGGGCCTGAGGGTTGCAGTTCTTGAAAGGCACCGCTTCAGGCCTGAGGGTCTCATGGCCTACTTTAGGATAACGGAGAGGGGGATAGAAGAAGCCGAGTGA
- a CDS encoding DUF4157 domain-containing protein — protein sequence MKPKTFQRLSALALVIVMAASLLAAAQMNSNEGKLRSEINSILQSVERIRGLQFKEPPQIIILTKAQAREEFKPGKPDIQRMRLEEDVYKMSLLLPPDYPYVHAEVEQSLGWIAMTMGDKIYILKENFEADPDTARRVIAHESVHVLQKQWFNAPYGGPTLDTTKAIQAAIEGDADLVADLYCNETGIPIHKITDLYTRDPVTSLGIFPYVFGDRFVAYLYRKGGWKLVNGMYYNLPNTTKVVMFPELYLQNWTPVDVRANLSSYLPKSNFTVRYSGRMGAYYVFLIYWGHDAEKEKAMEMARSWEGDWLVMGDINESGKIERVLFWEVLFSDDEHAKDFGEFLKGIAKNDNYANFSVEVKGREVLLTARKELVEVPENANMEINMPSLWENLR from the coding sequence ATGAAGCCAAAAACATTTCAGAGGCTCTCGGCCTTGGCACTGGTCATCGTAATGGCCGCCTCGCTCCTCGCCGCGGCACAGATGAATTCAAACGAGGGGAAGCTCCGCTCCGAGATAAACTCCATTCTCCAGTCGGTAGAGAGAATAAGGGGCCTCCAGTTCAAGGAGCCGCCCCAAATAATCATACTAACGAAGGCCCAGGCGAGGGAGGAGTTCAAACCGGGAAAACCGGACATCCAGAGAATGAGACTGGAAGAGGACGTCTACAAGATGAGTCTTCTCCTTCCACCGGATTACCCCTACGTCCACGCGGAAGTTGAGCAGAGCCTCGGCTGGATAGCGATGACGATGGGGGACAAGATATACATCCTGAAGGAAAACTTCGAGGCCGACCCTGACACCGCGAGGCGCGTCATAGCTCACGAGAGTGTCCACGTTCTGCAGAAGCAGTGGTTCAACGCCCCCTACGGCGGGCCAACCCTCGACACAACGAAGGCAATACAAGCTGCAATAGAGGGGGACGCCGACTTAGTGGCCGACCTGTACTGCAACGAGACCGGAATTCCAATCCACAAGATAACCGACCTCTACACCCGCGACCCCGTTACGAGCCTTGGAATATTCCCGTACGTCTTCGGGGACAGGTTCGTGGCATACCTCTACAGGAAAGGTGGCTGGAAGCTCGTAAACGGTATGTACTACAACTTGCCCAACACGACGAAGGTCGTTATGTTCCCGGAGCTCTACCTTCAGAACTGGACGCCGGTTGACGTGAGGGCCAATCTCTCATCATACCTCCCGAAGAGCAACTTCACCGTCAGGTATTCAGGCAGGATGGGAGCCTACTATGTCTTCCTCATATACTGGGGGCACGATGCGGAGAAGGAGAAGGCCATGGAGATGGCAAGGTCGTGGGAAGGGGACTGGCTGGTGATGGGAGACATCAATGAGAGCGGGAAAATCGAGAGGGTTCTGTTCTGGGAGGTTCTGTTCAGCGATGATGAGCATGCGAAGGACTTCGGAGAGTTCCTAAAGGGAATCGCCAAGAACGACAACTACGCAAACTTCTCGGTGGAGGTTAAAGGGAGGGAAGTCCTCTTAACTGCAAGGAAAGAACTGGTGGAGGTACCGGAAAATGCGAACATGGAGATTAATATGCCCAGTCTGTGGGAAAACCTACGATAA